The bacterium genome includes a region encoding these proteins:
- a CDS encoding efflux RND transporter periplasmic adaptor subunit: protein MTRSNRNPRAWIAPVLWIGTGFLIFFVVFFDPLHLHPLDSLLRARLGYREAAEAAAGSAAEIENELWTCPMHPHILEENPGECPICGMNLVRAKGQSTAGRAAGSSTARSKGEILFYRNPMNPTITSPVPAKDEMGMDYVPVYADEAVRAIGPGTEVSIDPATVQNMNVQSVLVERRDLTHEIRTVGYLEYDQERMVTVTTKYTGWVEKVYVNYVGEPVRRGQPLFEIYAPELLQTEQELLSAIEYAKKFVGTADDALRRAEALVDAARTRLSYWDIAPEQISRLEETGEIFRTLKVVAPSSGLVMKRMPGLEGMAVKPGMETYHIANLSSLWLSVEIFEDQVAWIRERSPADVTFTYFPGETFRGTVRFLEPEFSEKTRTLRVKLEVPNPDRKLRAGMFATVTFEPVAARAVLTVPSLAVLRTGQRDVVVVDLGEGRFAPRTVNLGHEGVEFVEVLEGLEEGERVVTSAQFLIDSEANLQEAIQKMMAQRQEMAPSSEGAGHAR, encoded by the coding sequence ATGACGCGTAGCAACAGAAACCCGAGAGCCTGGATCGCTCCCGTGCTCTGGATCGGCACCGGCTTTCTGATCTTCTTCGTGGTGTTCTTCGACCCGCTTCACTTGCACCCCCTGGACAGCTTGCTGCGGGCTCGGCTCGGTTATCGCGAAGCAGCGGAGGCAGCGGCCGGCTCCGCCGCCGAGATCGAGAACGAGCTATGGACCTGTCCGATGCATCCTCACATTCTCGAAGAGAACCCCGGGGAATGTCCGATCTGCGGCATGAATCTGGTGCGCGCCAAAGGACAGAGCACGGCTGGGAGAGCCGCCGGGAGCTCCACGGCTCGGAGCAAAGGGGAGATCCTCTTCTACCGCAACCCGATGAACCCGACGATTACCTCACCGGTTCCTGCCAAGGACGAGATGGGGATGGACTACGTGCCCGTTTACGCGGACGAAGCGGTCCGGGCCATCGGTCCCGGCACGGAGGTATCCATCGATCCCGCCACCGTCCAGAACATGAACGTCCAGAGCGTTCTGGTGGAGCGGCGTGACCTCACCCACGAGATTCGCACGGTCGGCTACCTCGAGTACGACCAGGAGCGGATGGTTACGGTAACGACGAAGTACACCGGCTGGGTGGAGAAGGTCTACGTCAACTACGTCGGCGAGCCGGTCAGAAGAGGACAGCCGCTTTTCGAGATCTACGCGCCCGAGCTGTTGCAGACCGAGCAGGAGCTGCTGTCGGCGATCGAGTATGCCAAGAAGTTCGTCGGCACGGCGGACGACGCCCTGCGCAGGGCCGAGGCACTGGTCGATGCGGCGCGGACTCGGCTTTCGTATTGGGATATCGCGCCAGAGCAGATCTCGAGGCTCGAGGAGACCGGCGAGATCTTCCGCACGCTCAAGGTCGTGGCTCCGTCCAGCGGCCTGGTGATGAAGCGCATGCCGGGACTGGAGGGCATGGCGGTCAAGCCGGGCATGGAGACCTACCACATCGCCAATCTCTCCTCCCTCTGGCTATCGGTCGAGATCTTCGAGGACCAGGTGGCCTGGATTCGCGAGCGCAGCCCCGCGGATGTCACTTTCACGTACTTTCCGGGTGAGACCTTCCGCGGCACCGTCCGCTTCCTCGAGCCGGAGTTCTCCGAAAAGACGAGGACGCTGAGGGTGAAGCTCGAGGTTCCCAACCCGGACCGAAAACTGCGTGCCGGCATGTTCGCGACCGTTACCTTCGAGCCCGTTGCGGCTCGGGCGGTGTTGACCGTGCCCTCGCTCGCGGTTCTACGGACGGGGCAGCGCGACGTAGTCGTGGTCGATTTGGGCGAAGGCCGTTTCGCCCCGCGGACGGTCAATCTCGGGCACGAGGGAGTCGAGTTCGTCGAGGTGCTCGAGGGTCTCGAAGAGGGTGAGCGGGTGGTGACCTCGGCTCAGTTTCTGATCGACTCCGAGGCGAATCTCCAGGAAGCGATCCAGAAGATGATGGCTCAACGTCAGGAGATGGCGCCATCGTCTGAGGGGGCCGGACATGCTCGCTAG
- a CDS encoding efflux RND transporter permease subunit, whose translation MLARLIEWSLRNQPLVTVGLVVAILAGVWAIKETRIDAIPDLSDVQVIVFTDFPGQAPQVIEDQVTYPITTKMLAVPFAKVVRGYSFFGFSFVYVLFEDGTDLYWARSRVLEYLSGLSADLPEGVSPQLGPDATGVGWAFMYVLNSEQRSLADLRSYQDWYLKYGLASVEGVAEVASIGGFVRQYQVEVDPIRLRAYGLPLQAVRRAIQRSNVEVGGRLVEMSEREFMVRGRGYIKEIRDLEVVVLGSGPGGTPIVLRDVANVTIGPEIRRGLADWNGEGETVGGVVVVRWGADTLSTIARVKERLTELRAGLPDDVEISVAYDRTGLIERSIDTLTTTLIEESIVVALVCLVFLFHFRSAFVAIVSIPVSILLAFVIMKYQGLGANIMSLGGIAISIGVLVDAAVIMVENAHKHYEEWRGKRSHLEIIIRSAQEVGPTLFFTLLVITVSFLPIFTLEAQEGRLFKPLAFTKTYAMALSSIVAVTVVPVLMFWFVRGKIFSEKRHPVSRFLRFLYTPVLNWALRWRWGVIVLMLAVLALTLVPLQGIGSEFMPPLWEGDLLYMPTTFPGVSITKAKEILQQTDKIIRSFPEVESVLGKAGRAETATDPAPLSMLETTIILKDPSEWRPGLTKDDLIAEMDAAIQFPGLTNAWTMPIKTRIDMLSTGIKTPVGIKVGGPDLTVLEEIAKKIEAVVKPLPGTLSAYAERVMGGSYLDFDIDRQAASRFGLTVGDVQDVIQSAVGGMNVSSTVEGLERYPINVRYPRELRDNPVALREILVATPTGAQVPLGQLAEIQLRQGPPGIKSENARPNAWVYVDLRGIDVGTWVKRAQQEVTEQVVVPAGYTIFWSGQYEYMQRAKARLLLIVPLTLTLIFLILYFHLKSILKTAIVLSAIPFSLVGSVWLLWILDYNWSIAVWVGVIALAGLAAETGVVMLLYLDIAYEDWSRKDRMKSFRDLAEAVDHGAVQRIRPKMLTVMATFFSLVPILWATGTGSDVMRRIAAPMVGGVFTSFAAELLVFPAIYFIWRGRGLKRGPLFPKEESGAIELARPRR comes from the coding sequence ATGCTCGCTAGGTTGATCGAGTGGTCGCTCAGGAACCAACCCCTGGTGACGGTCGGCCTCGTCGTCGCCATCCTCGCCGGCGTGTGGGCGATCAAAGAGACCCGGATCGACGCGATACCGGATCTCTCGGACGTCCAGGTGATTGTCTTTACGGATTTCCCCGGTCAGGCGCCTCAGGTGATCGAGGACCAGGTGACCTACCCGATCACGACCAAGATGCTGGCCGTGCCCTTCGCCAAGGTCGTGCGCGGGTATTCCTTCTTCGGCTTCTCGTTCGTCTACGTGCTCTTCGAGGACGGGACCGACCTCTACTGGGCCCGCTCGCGAGTGCTCGAGTACCTGTCGGGTCTGTCCGCCGATCTGCCCGAGGGTGTTTCGCCGCAGCTCGGGCCCGATGCCACCGGTGTGGGCTGGGCTTTCATGTACGTCCTCAACTCCGAGCAGCGCTCACTGGCCGATCTCCGGAGTTATCAGGACTGGTATCTCAAGTACGGTCTCGCCTCGGTCGAGGGAGTTGCCGAGGTGGCCTCGATCGGCGGCTTCGTGCGCCAGTACCAGGTCGAGGTCGATCCGATACGGCTGCGCGCCTACGGGCTGCCTCTGCAGGCGGTCCGCCGGGCGATCCAGCGATCGAACGTCGAGGTCGGTGGCCGTCTCGTCGAGATGTCAGAACGGGAGTTCATGGTGCGAGGGCGCGGCTACATCAAGGAGATCCGAGACCTCGAGGTGGTTGTCCTGGGCAGTGGCCCCGGTGGGACGCCGATCGTTCTCCGGGATGTCGCCAACGTCACGATCGGGCCCGAGATCCGGCGCGGGCTGGCTGACTGGAACGGCGAGGGCGAGACGGTCGGGGGCGTCGTGGTGGTGCGCTGGGGGGCCGACACCCTCTCGACGATTGCCAGGGTCAAGGAGCGCCTAACGGAGCTCAGAGCCGGCCTGCCGGATGACGTCGAGATCTCGGTGGCCTATGACCGGACCGGGCTCATCGAGCGTTCGATCGACACGCTCACGACCACATTGATCGAAGAGTCGATCGTCGTGGCCCTCGTGTGCCTGGTTTTCCTGTTTCACTTCCGGTCGGCCTTTGTCGCGATCGTGTCCATACCGGTCTCGATCCTCTTGGCCTTCGTGATCATGAAGTACCAGGGCCTGGGGGCCAACATCATGTCGCTGGGAGGCATCGCGATTTCGATCGGCGTCCTCGTCGACGCCGCGGTGATCATGGTCGAGAACGCGCACAAGCACTACGAGGAGTGGCGCGGCAAGCGTTCGCACCTGGAGATCATCATTCGCTCGGCCCAAGAGGTAGGACCGACGCTGTTCTTCACCCTGCTCGTGATCACGGTCTCGTTCCTGCCGATCTTCACTCTGGAGGCACAGGAGGGGCGCCTGTTCAAGCCCCTGGCGTTTACCAAGACCTACGCCATGGCACTGTCCTCCATCGTGGCGGTAACCGTCGTTCCGGTTCTCATGTTCTGGTTCGTCAGGGGCAAGATCTTCAGCGAGAAGAGACACCCGGTCTCGCGCTTCCTACGCTTTCTCTACACGCCGGTCCTCAACTGGGCGCTGCGTTGGCGCTGGGGAGTGATCGTCCTCATGCTGGCGGTGCTCGCGTTGACGCTCGTGCCACTCCAGGGCATCGGCTCGGAATTCATGCCTCCGCTCTGGGAAGGAGATCTGCTGTACATGCCAACGACCTTCCCTGGTGTGTCGATCACCAAGGCCAAGGAGATTCTGCAGCAGACCGACAAGATCATTCGGTCCTTTCCGGAGGTCGAATCGGTTCTGGGCAAGGCCGGGCGCGCCGAGACGGCGACGGATCCGGCGCCGCTCTCGATGCTCGAGACGACGATCATTTTGAAAGACCCTTCCGAATGGCGACCCGGTCTGACCAAGGACGATCTCATCGCGGAAATGGATGCGGCGATTCAGTTCCCAGGCCTCACCAATGCCTGGACGATGCCGATCAAGACCCGCATCGACATGCTGTCGACCGGCATCAAGACGCCGGTCGGAATCAAGGTCGGGGGTCCCGACCTGACGGTGCTCGAGGAGATCGCCAAGAAGATCGAAGCCGTGGTCAAACCGCTACCGGGAACCCTCTCCGCCTATGCCGAGAGAGTGATGGGTGGCAGCTATCTCGACTTCGATATCGATCGCCAGGCGGCATCTCGGTTCGGGCTGACGGTGGGCGACGTCCAGGACGTCATCCAATCGGCGGTAGGCGGCATGAATGTCTCGTCCACGGTCGAAGGGCTCGAGCGCTACCCGATCAACGTCCGGTATCCGCGAGAGCTGCGGGACAATCCGGTCGCTCTGCGCGAGATTCTGGTGGCCACGCCAACCGGCGCTCAGGTGCCGCTCGGACAGCTGGCCGAGATCCAGCTTCGCCAGGGGCCGCCCGGGATCAAATCGGAAAACGCGCGCCCCAACGCTTGGGTCTACGTCGACCTGCGAGGCATCGACGTGGGCACCTGGGTGAAGCGGGCGCAGCAGGAGGTGACCGAGCAGGTGGTGGTGCCGGCGGGCTACACGATCTTCTGGTCTGGCCAGTACGAGTACATGCAGCGAGCCAAGGCCCGGCTGCTCCTGATCGTGCCGCTCACCCTGACGCTGATCTTCCTGATCCTCTACTTCCATCTCAAGTCGATCCTCAAGACTGCCATCGTGCTTTCGGCGATTCCGTTTTCCCTGGTCGGCTCGGTCTGGCTGCTCTGGATTCTCGACTACAACTGGTCGATAGCGGTCTGGGTCGGCGTGATCGCCCTGGCGGGTCTGGCGGCCGAGACCGGCGTCGTGATGTTGCTCTACCTCGACATAGCCTACGAGGACTGGAGTCGAAAAGACCGGATGAAGAGCTTCCGCGACCTGGCCGAAGCCGTGGATCACGGCGCCGTGCAGAGAATTCGCCCCAAGATGCTGACGGTCATGGCGACCTTCTTCTCTCTGGTGCCGATTCTCTGGGCGACCGGGACCGGCTCCGACGTCATGCGGCGCATAGCCGCCCCCATGGTCGGCGGGGTATTCACCTCGTTCGCGGCGGAGCTGTTGGTCTTCCCAGCGATCTATTTCATTTGGCGCGGAAGGGGACTGAAACGCGGCCCGCTGTTTCCGAAGGAGGAATCGGGAGCTATCGAACTCGCGCGACCACGAAGGTGA